A genome region from Pleurocapsa minor HA4230-MV1 includes the following:
- the mreC gene encoding rod shape-determining protein MreC — MSRWWDRYGFRTIIVIVALIIALGIKQTQAAFLSEAYYFVVKPFQSQAQFTLEERLTNAKILELEQNLAELEQQNRQLKQSLAYAEAQPVKTIAAPVIARSRDRWWNRVTLGKGSKDGVKPGYIVTGIGGLVGRVTHVTPHTSKVLLISDSTSRVGAILSRNRQFGYVRGKSSSIVVMQFFNQVADIKPGDEIATSPLSKLYPPGLAIGKVKSIKKNQGATIEVELSAPIDVLEWVVIQPFASKLADNQ, encoded by the coding sequence ATGAGTCGCTGGTGGGACAGATATGGGTTTCGTACAATCATAGTTATAGTCGCTCTAATTATTGCTCTAGGGATCAAACAAACTCAGGCTGCATTTCTCTCCGAAGCTTATTACTTTGTAGTTAAACCATTTCAATCTCAAGCACAGTTTACTTTAGAAGAGCGGCTGACTAATGCCAAAATTTTAGAGCTAGAGCAAAACTTAGCGGAGTTAGAACAGCAGAATCGGCAGTTGAAGCAATCGTTAGCTTATGCTGAAGCTCAACCAGTGAAAACTATTGCTGCACCTGTAATTGCTCGTAGTCGCGATCGCTGGTGGAACAGAGTTACTCTGGGTAAGGGAAGCAAAGATGGGGTTAAACCTGGCTATATTGTCACGGGTATCGGTGGTTTAGTGGGGCGAGTTACTCACGTTACGCCTCATACCAGCAAGGTATTATTAATCAGTGATAGTACCAGTCGAGTTGGGGCAATTCTCAGTCGTAATCGTCAGTTTGGCTATGTTCGAGGCAAAAGTTCATCTATAGTTGTGATGCAGTTTTTTAATCAGGTAGCAGACATTAAACCTGGAGATGAGATTGCGACTTCTCCCCTGAGTAAGCTTTATCCTCCTGGTTTAGCAATTGGGAAGGTCAAATCTATCAAGAAAAATCAAGGTGCTACCATTGAGGTTGAATTAAGTGCGCCAATTGATGTTTTAGAATGGGTAGTGATTCAGCCATTTGCATCTAAGTTAGCTGATAATCAGTAA
- a CDS encoding rod shape-determining protein, translated as MGIDLGTANTLVYVSSKGIVLEEPSVVAIERKTEYPRAFGKEAKLLLGRSPENIQALRPLKDGVIADFDATEAMIHEFVKRAFEGNPLVHPRMVIGIPSGVTKLERRAVIEAATNAGAREVNLIEEPIAAAIGAGLPVCEATGNMIVDIGGGTTEVAVISSQGKVISESIRIAGDELTEAISNQIKREHKLAIGENTAENIKFKIGSAYPIDESDRTMEVRGLHLLSGLPSTVEVSESEIRECLKDSVRSIIEAVKRTLEQTPPDLAADIIDRGIMLAGGGALLRGIDILISHETGIVTHIAADPLKCVVLGTGKVLEDKTFDRVFSDTSILR; from the coding sequence ATGGGTATCGATCTCGGTACTGCGAATACTTTGGTCTATGTATCTAGCAAAGGAATTGTTTTGGAAGAACCTTCTGTAGTGGCGATCGAACGCAAAACAGAATACCCCAGAGCATTCGGTAAAGAAGCAAAATTACTCCTAGGACGCTCTCCCGAAAATATTCAAGCCTTGCGTCCCCTCAAAGATGGGGTAATCGCTGATTTTGACGCGACAGAAGCCATGATCCACGAATTTGTTAAACGGGCTTTTGAAGGTAATCCTTTAGTTCATCCGCGCATGGTGATTGGCATTCCTAGCGGTGTCACCAAGTTAGAACGTCGTGCGGTGATTGAAGCTGCCACGAATGCAGGAGCAAGGGAAGTCAACTTAATTGAAGAACCGATCGCCGCAGCAATTGGAGCAGGTTTACCTGTATGTGAAGCTACAGGCAATATGATTGTCGATATTGGTGGTGGAACTACTGAGGTAGCCGTAATTAGCTCTCAGGGCAAAGTAATTAGTGAGTCTATTCGTATTGCTGGGGATGAATTGACCGAAGCGATCTCCAATCAAATTAAGCGAGAGCATAAATTAGCGATCGGCGAAAATACAGCGGAAAATATTAAGTTTAAAATCGGTTCGGCTTATCCTATTGATGAGAGCGATCGCACGATGGAAGTAAGAGGTTTGCACTTGCTTTCAGGGTTACCCAGTACGGTGGAAGTGAGCGAATCAGAAATTAGGGAATGTCTCAAAGATTCGGTAAGAAGTATCATTGAGGCGGTTAAACGTACTCTAGAGCAAACTCCTCCAGATTTGGCTGCGGATATTATCGATCGTGGCATCATGTTGGCAGGAGGAGGTGCATTGCTGCGGGGTATTGATATTTTAATCAGTCATGAAACAGGTATTGTGACTCATATTGCAGCCGATCCTTTGAAATGTGTAGTGTTGGGGACAGGAAAGGTTTTAGAAGACAAAACTTTCGATCGCGTCTTTAGCGATACTTCTATCCTGAGATAA
- a CDS encoding glutathione S-transferase family protein, producing the protein MLKFYYKKLSLYSRPVWIALLEKQLSFESIELNLNGDQWQQEFIAINPFGRIPVLIDDDFVIYECLSILDYLELQYPTPALLPKESKISTIVRMSEMLALHELIPAMLTLIRVTDNQNAIEQANRQITAMLSFLEKHLTGKTYIAGEQFSLAEIVAGSIIIWLPYLNIPLSNYPNVELWSNQLMQRPSWQATQPDPKVIQNWLKRIQKLPKVRARQWKQKN; encoded by the coding sequence TTGCTGAAATTTTATTATAAAAAATTATCGCTGTATTCCCGTCCTGTATGGATTGCTCTATTGGAAAAACAGCTATCTTTTGAGTCTATAGAATTAAACCTAAACGGCGATCAGTGGCAGCAAGAGTTTATAGCAATTAATCCTTTTGGGCGTATTCCCGTATTGATAGATGATGATTTTGTAATTTATGAATGCTTAAGCATTCTGGATTATCTGGAACTCCAGTATCCAACTCCCGCCTTGTTACCTAAAGAGAGCAAAATTTCAACAATTGTCCGCATGAGCGAAATGTTGGCGCTACATGAGTTGATTCCAGCAATGCTCACTCTCATACGTGTAACTGATAACCAAAATGCTATTGAGCAAGCTAATCGACAAATAACCGCAATGCTTAGTTTTTTAGAAAAGCATCTAACTGGTAAAACCTATATTGCTGGAGAGCAGTTTAGTTTAGCCGAAATTGTGGCAGGTTCAATTATTATTTGGTTACCGTATTTAAATATACCTCTATCAAATTATCCAAATGTAGAACTCTGGTCAAACCAATTAATGCAACGTCCAAGTTGGCAAGCAACTCAACCAGATCCGAAAGTGATTCAAAATTGGTTAAAACGTATTCAGAAACTGCCTAAAGTGCGAGCTAGACAGTGGAAGCAAAAAAATTAA
- a CDS encoding c-type cytochrome, which produces MTISSFRLPSKHLLYVALFSLTAILGIGLSNILGFTPESNPLAAGNLTILSRSSGAFEQAAESLTGKDLKRHRDGDSNFEAVFVTPPAKVQAGLGPLFNNVSCAACHLKDGRGLPETGQLLVRVSNPEKTANLEVAGRQYSLEATIDSENTPPVPGMGNQIQDQAVFGNHPEATVAINWSEKTGQYKDGTTYKLRSPQAKITLFDGQSLPANVLTSLRIPPPVFGLGLLEAIPEKTIRNLADPEDKNKDGISGRPNEVWDGVKKQTTLGRFGLKANNPNLLQQSAGAYVNDMGVTNPLFPAADGSMDINEKTLKDNVFYVQTLGVPNRTLLNRPEVKKGEKLFTQANCNACHISELKTGDHEVKILANQTIHPYTDLLLHDMGNELADGRPDFQANGKEWRTSPLWGLGLTQTVLPNAGYLHDGRARTIEEAILWHDGEAKNAKETFQNLSISDRTAMIQFLQSL; this is translated from the coding sequence ATGACTATATCTTCCTTCCGCTTGCCCAGCAAACATCTTCTTTACGTCGCCTTATTTAGTTTGACAGCAATTCTCGGTATTGGTTTGTCCAATATATTAGGGTTCACTCCAGAATCAAATCCTTTAGCTGCGGGAAATTTAACTATTTTAAGTCGAAGTTCAGGTGCTTTTGAGCAAGCAGCAGAAAGTTTAACAGGAAAAGATTTAAAAAGACATCGCGATGGCGATAGTAACTTTGAGGCAGTCTTTGTCACTCCGCCAGCCAAAGTTCAAGCTGGGTTAGGGCCTCTGTTTAATAATGTTTCCTGTGCTGCTTGTCATCTTAAAGATGGTCGGGGTTTACCAGAAACAGGACAATTACTGGTTAGAGTTAGCAATCCAGAAAAAACAGCTAATCTAGAGGTGGCTGGGAGACAATATAGTCTTGAGGCAACTATTGACTCTGAAAATACGCCACCTGTGCCTGGTATGGGCAACCAAATTCAAGATCAAGCAGTTTTTGGTAATCATCCTGAAGCGACAGTAGCAATTAACTGGTCAGAAAAAACAGGACAATATAAAGATGGAACGACGTATAAATTGCGATCGCCACAGGCAAAAATAACTCTTTTTGACGGGCAATCATTACCAGCTAATGTCTTAACTTCTCTACGCATACCACCCCCAGTTTTTGGTTTAGGCTTACTCGAAGCCATACCCGAAAAGACAATTAGAAATTTAGCCGATCCTGAAGACAAAAATAAAGATGGTATTTCTGGTCGTCCTAACGAAGTTTGGGATGGAGTCAAGAAACAAACGACTTTAGGACGTTTTGGTTTAAAAGCTAATAATCCCAACTTATTACAACAAAGCGCAGGTGCTTATGTAAATGATATGGGGGTAACTAATCCTTTATTTCCTGCTGCTGATGGGTCGATGGATATTAACGAAAAAACCTTGAAAGATAACGTGTTTTACGTCCAAACTTTAGGTGTTCCCAACCGTACTCTATTAAATCGTCCTGAAGTAAAAAAAGGAGAAAAACTCTTTACGCAAGCAAACTGTAATGCTTGCCATATTTCTGAACTCAAAACAGGAGATCATGAAGTTAAAATTTTAGCTAACCAAACAATTCATCCTTACACAGACTTGCTGTTACACGACATGGGAAATGAATTAGCTGATGGTCGTCCCGATTTTCAGGCAAATGGTAAGGAATGGCGGACATCGCCTCTGTGGGGATTAGGTTTAACTCAAACTGTGCTACCTAATGCTGGCTATCTCCATGACGGACGCGCTCGTACTATCGAAGAAGCAATTCTCTGGCATGATGGAGAAGCAAAAAACGCCAAAGAAACATTTCAGAATTTATCAATAAGCGATCGCACTGCGATGATTCAGTTCTTACAATCTCTTTAA
- a CDS encoding peptidase M75, with the protein MTIGTGCSNNVASLQTSSANETSTSANETVVLTDFVDRLVIPTYQELIAKSTQLEQAVATFVKTPNEQNLKAAQSAWQATRTPWEQSEAFAFGPAESLGYDANLDDWPVNQTDVTGLIKSQEKLDQNYVETKLQSTQKGFHTIEYFLFGENNNRQANELSKRELELLQLLTTDFHKTAEALKESWVAGVDGQPAFREVFTTAGDSSNTTYPTVEAALTEIVSGIVGCVEEVGEVKIGKPIETKQDLDFESRFSHNSLTDFKNNLISARNAYMGEAKDTEGQGVSDLVAKKDPALDREIRTQLDTALKALETVPAPIETKFSDAATLEKLKTAQSEILTTYQTIQEKVVPLFAESTES; encoded by the coding sequence ATGACTATAGGAACTGGTTGCAGTAATAATGTTGCTTCCCTTCAGACTTCTTCAGCAAATGAAACATCAACTTCAGCCAACGAAACTGTCGTCTTAACTGATTTTGTCGATCGCTTGGTGATTCCGACATATCAAGAATTAATTGCTAAATCAACTCAATTAGAGCAAGCTGTGGCAACATTTGTCAAAACTCCCAACGAACAAAACCTAAAAGCTGCTCAATCAGCTTGGCAAGCTACCCGTACTCCTTGGGAACAAAGTGAAGCCTTTGCTTTTGGCCCTGCCGAATCATTGGGTTACGATGCAAATCTAGATGATTGGCCAGTTAACCAGACTGATGTAACTGGTTTAATTAAAAGTCAAGAAAAGTTAGATCAAAATTACGTTGAGACCAAGCTGCAAAGTACCCAGAAGGGTTTCCATACCATTGAGTACTTTTTGTTTGGAGAAAATAATAATCGTCAAGCGAACGAACTATCTAAGCGAGAATTAGAATTATTACAATTATTGACAACTGATTTCCACAAGACAGCAGAAGCACTCAAAGAAAGTTGGGTTGCGGGGGTTGATGGTCAGCCAGCTTTTCGGGAAGTGTTTACTACCGCAGGTGATAGTAGTAATACTACTTATCCCACAGTTGAAGCTGCTTTAACAGAAATTGTTAGTGGTATTGTCGGCTGCGTCGAAGAAGTCGGAGAAGTAAAAATCGGCAAGCCAATTGAAACTAAACAAGATTTGGATTTTGAAAGTCGTTTTAGTCATAACTCCCTTACTGATTTTAAAAACAACCTGATCAGCGCTCGTAATGCCTATATGGGTGAAGCAAAAGATACCGAAGGACAAGGTGTTAGTGATTTAGTCGCGAAGAAAGATCCAGCTTTGGATCGAGAAATTAGAACGCAACTGGACACAGCTTTAAAAGCCTTAGAAACAGTCCCCGCACCTATTGAAACTAAATTTAGCGATGCAGCTACTTTGGAGAAATTGAAAACCGCTCAAAGCGAAATATTGACAACTTACCAAACTATTCAAGAGAAAGTAGTACCTTTGTTTGCTGAAAGTACAGAAAGTTGA
- the rnhA gene encoding ribonuclease HI, with product MDYKSKIMTEVEALPESLLPELFTYVKTLQPKVAAPTKSKLTIKPKSQFPTSVAGNTIIIYTDGACTGNPGKGGYGAVIIDGDRREELSAGYKLTTNNRMEMMGAIAALESLKSNSKVKLHSDSKYIVDAMVKGWAKKWQANGWRRNSKEMAKNPDLWQELLDLCKIHDVEFVWVKAHAGIAENERCDRLAVAAAHGSNLIIDRGYTG from the coding sequence ATGGATTACAAAAGCAAAATCATGACAGAAGTTGAGGCACTACCTGAATCTTTATTGCCTGAATTATTTACCTATGTCAAAACTCTTCAACCTAAAGTAGCAGCACCTACTAAATCAAAGCTAACGATTAAACCAAAATCTCAATTTCCAACTTCTGTTGCAGGCAACACCATTATTATCTATACCGATGGTGCTTGTACGGGGAATCCTGGCAAGGGAGGATATGGCGCAGTAATTATCGATGGCGATCGCCGAGAAGAGCTTTCTGCTGGCTATAAACTGACTACCAACAACCGTATGGAAATGATGGGGGCGATCGCTGCTCTGGAATCGCTTAAATCTAATTCTAAAGTAAAGCTACATAGTGACTCCAAATATATAGTTGATGCGATGGTCAAAGGTTGGGCAAAAAAATGGCAGGCTAATGGCTGGCGCAGAAATAGTAAGGAAATGGCGAAAAATCCCGATCTTTGGCAAGAATTACTCGATCTGTGCAAGATACATGATGTCGAGTTTGTCTGGGTAAAAGCTCACGCAGGTATCGCCGAAAATGAAAGATGCGATCGCCTAGCAGTAGCCGCAGCCCATGGTAGCAACCTCATAATTGATCGAGGATATACTGGTTAA
- a CDS encoding valine--tRNA ligase, producing the protein MTATETNLSTQYDPKQTEAKWQQYWAEKEVFKADPNHPGEPYCIVIPPPNVTGSLHMGHAFESALIDTLIRYHRMIGRNTLWLPGTDHASIAVSTIVDKQIKAEGKSRQDLGREEYLKRAWAWKEESGTTIINQLKSLGVSADWTRERFTMDEGLSQAVKTAFVKLYKEGLIYRGNYLVNWCPESLSAVSDLEAENQEVDGHLWHFRYPLTDGSGYLEVATTRPETMLGDTGVAVNPEDERYQAYIGKTVTLPIVGREIPIIGDEFVEQEFGTGCVKVTPAHDPNDFEMGKRHNLPMINIMNKDGSLNENAGEFQGQDRFLARKNVVKKLDELGNLVKIEDYRHSVPYSDRGKVPIEPLLSTQWFVKIDPLSQKALACLDNENSPNYVPERWKKVYRDWLVKLKDWCISRQLWWGHQIPAWYVVSETGGEIQDHTPFVVAFDEAQALTQAKQYGDNIQLEQDPDVLDTWFSSGLWPFSTMGWPNETADLEKYYPTSTLVTGFDIIFFWVARMTMMAGHFTDQMPFDDVYIHGLVLDENGQKMSKSKNNGIDPLLMIDKYGADALRYTLITKVVGAGQNISFDYDRKKQESSSVETSRNFANKLWNASRFVMMNLKGKTPQELGQPDTASLELVDRWLLSRFYQTVKQTKANIESYSLGEAAKGLYEFIWNDFCDWYIELVKTRLWQDETSTSRLVAQQTLGYILEGILKLLHPFMPHITEEIWQTLTQSEGQLSLASQNYPEVREDLIDTELEQSFDLLFNTISTIRNLRAESVIKPGEKIKVILQTQSQKESDILKSTQGYIQDIANVSELIITTTLTEDPGQVIAGVTGTIQVLIPLTGLIDVAALEAKLQKKLDKVQQDIKSLTGRLNNPGFVNKAPAEVIQGANNDLAEAQKQAEILQERLDRLK; encoded by the coding sequence ATGACCGCAACCGAAACGAACCTCTCTACTCAATACGATCCTAAGCAAACCGAAGCCAAGTGGCAGCAATACTGGGCGGAAAAGGAAGTATTTAAAGCCGATCCTAACCATCCTGGTGAACCCTATTGCATTGTTATTCCCCCACCGAATGTTACAGGGAGTCTGCATATGGGACATGCTTTTGAGAGTGCGTTGATCGATACTTTGATTCGGTATCATCGGATGATTGGACGGAATACGCTGTGGTTGCCTGGGACGGATCACGCCAGTATTGCGGTGAGTACGATTGTTGATAAGCAGATTAAAGCGGAAGGTAAAAGCCGTCAGGATTTGGGAAGGGAAGAGTATTTAAAACGGGCTTGGGCTTGGAAAGAGGAGTCTGGCACGACGATTATTAATCAGTTAAAGAGTCTGGGGGTATCGGCAGACTGGACAAGGGAAAGATTTACCATGGATGAGGGGTTGTCTCAGGCGGTGAAGACAGCCTTTGTTAAGCTTTACAAGGAAGGGTTGATTTATCGTGGTAATTATTTAGTTAACTGGTGTCCTGAGTCGCTTTCAGCCGTATCGGATTTAGAAGCGGAGAATCAAGAAGTAGATGGGCATCTTTGGCACTTCCGTTATCCTTTGACGGATGGCAGTGGTTATTTGGAAGTGGCTACTACTCGCCCTGAGACGATGTTAGGGGATACGGGAGTGGCGGTTAATCCTGAAGATGAAAGGTATCAAGCTTATATTGGTAAGACTGTTACTCTACCCATAGTTGGGCGTGAGATTCCCATCATTGGTGATGAGTTTGTGGAACAGGAGTTTGGCACAGGCTGCGTTAAGGTAACACCAGCCCACGATCCTAATGACTTTGAGATGGGTAAACGGCATAACCTGCCCATGATTAACATCATGAATAAAGATGGCAGTCTCAATGAAAATGCAGGGGAGTTTCAGGGACAGGATCGTTTTCTTGCCCGTAAGAATGTAGTTAAAAAACTAGATGAACTTGGCAATCTAGTTAAGATTGAAGACTATCGCCATAGCGTTCCCTATAGCGATCGCGGTAAAGTACCCATAGAACCTTTATTATCAACCCAGTGGTTTGTCAAAATTGACCCGTTGTCCCAAAAGGCTTTAGCTTGCCTAGATAATGAGAATTCTCCGAATTATGTTCCTGAAAGATGGAAGAAGGTATATCGGGACTGGTTAGTTAAATTAAAAGACTGGTGTATCTCTCGTCAGTTATGGTGGGGTCATCAAATTCCTGCTTGGTATGTGGTTTCGGAAACTGGAGGCGAAATTCAAGATCACACGCCTTTTGTCGTGGCTTTTGATGAGGCGCAAGCATTAACTCAGGCGAAACAATACGGAGACAATATTCAGCTAGAGCAAGATCCTGATGTCCTAGATACTTGGTTTTCCTCTGGACTGTGGCCGTTTTCGACTATGGGTTGGCCTAACGAAACTGCCGACTTAGAGAAATATTATCCTACCAGTACTCTAGTTACAGGTTTTGATATTATCTTTTTCTGGGTTGCCCGTATGACTATGATGGCGGGACACTTTACCGACCAAATGCCCTTTGATGATGTTTATATTCACGGCTTAGTTTTGGATGAAAATGGGCAAAAGATGTCCAAGTCGAAAAATAACGGGATCGATCCTTTATTAATGATCGATAAATATGGCGCAGATGCCTTGCGTTACACCCTAATTACAAAGGTTGTTGGTGCGGGACAAAATATTAGCTTTGACTATGATCGTAAAAAACAAGAATCATCTTCGGTAGAGACTTCCCGTAACTTTGCTAACAAGCTGTGGAATGCTTCAAGGTTTGTGATGATGAACTTGAAGGGGAAAACTCCTCAAGAATTAGGACAGCCAGATACGGCATCTTTAGAGTTAGTCGATCGATGGTTACTGTCGCGTTTTTATCAGACTGTTAAACAAACTAAAGCTAATATTGAGTCCTATAGCTTGGGAGAAGCAGCTAAAGGCTTATATGAGTTTATTTGGAATGATTTTTGTGATTGGTATATCGAGTTAGTCAAAACCCGTTTGTGGCAAGACGAGACTTCTACTTCTCGCCTGGTGGCACAGCAAACATTAGGTTATATTCTCGAAGGAATACTAAAACTGTTGCATCCTTTTATGCCTCATATTACTGAAGAAATTTGGCAGACTCTAACTCAATCAGAAGGTCAACTAAGTCTAGCTTCTCAGAATTATCCTGAAGTTAGAGAAGATCTCATCGATACTGAATTAGAACAAAGCTTTGATTTACTGTTTAATACCATCAGTACTATTCGTAACCTGCGTGCCGAATCGGTAATTAAGCCAGGAGAAAAAATCAAGGTAATTTTGCAAACTCAAAGCCAGAAAGAGAGTGATATTTTAAAATCAACCCAAGGCTATATTCAAGATATTGCTAATGTAAGTGAGCTAATAATTACCACTACCCTCACAGAAGATCCAGGGCAGGTGATTGCTGGAGTAACAGGAACAATACAGGTTTTAATTCCCCTGACTGGTTTAATCGATGTGGCTGCATTAGAGGCGAAGTTGCAGAAAAAACTAGACAAAGTGCAACAAGATATTAAATCTCTAACTGGACGCTTGAATAACCCAGGTTTTGTCAATAAAGCCCCCGCAGAGGTAATTCAAGGAGCGAATAATGACTTGGCAGAAGCGCAAAAGCAAGCTGAAATATTGCAAGAGCGTTTAGATCGTCTAAAGTAA
- a CDS encoding type II toxin-antitoxin system HicA family toxin yields MPQKIRELKAILLKAGFELMPKRGKGSHAIYQYPGTTIRVNLPGKDGADAKAYSEKQVKEAIKRIQNES; encoded by the coding sequence TTGCCTCAGAAAATACGAGAATTAAAAGCAATACTACTTAAAGCAGGTTTTGAGTTGATGCCTAAACGCGGTAAAGGCAGTCATGCCATATATCAATATCCAGGAACTACAATAAGAGTAAACTTACCTGGAAAAGATGGAGCGGATGCCAAAGCATATTCAGAAAAGCAAGTGAAAGAAGCTATTAAAAGAATACAAAATGAATCATAA
- a CDS encoding type II toxin-antitoxin system HicB family antitoxin, with the protein MNHKYQITIAWSQEDECYLAYLPDFAEEVMQPVSHGDTYQEALQHGLEVMEELILHLQAEGKSLPVAKLVLA; encoded by the coding sequence ATGAATCATAAGTATCAAATTACCATTGCTTGGAGTCAAGAAGATGAATGTTATTTAGCTTATCTCCCCGATTTTGCTGAAGAAGTTATGCAGCCTGTTAGTCATGGAGATACTTATCAGGAAGCTTTGCAACATGGCTTAGAAGTCATGGAAGAATTAATTTTACATTTACAAGCAGAAGGTAAATCTTTGCCAGTCGCTAAGTTAGTTTTAGCCTAA
- a CDS encoding DUF5615 family PIN-like protein, translating into MKVRFLLDENLAPRFKLAILRLNPQIDILRVGDAGAPTSGTLDPDILIYLQRSQRILLTDNRKSMPEHLEAHWDNGSFIWGLFWLKPQATIRELAEDVVLIWETTEAEEWKNQLIWIPL; encoded by the coding sequence ATGAAAGTACGCTTTTTGTTGGATGAAAACCTAGCACCAAGGTTTAAGTTAGCAATATTACGTCTAAATCCTCAAATTGATATCTTGCGTGTAGGAGATGCAGGCGCACCAACTTCGGGGACATTAGATCCAGATATATTAATCTATTTACAGCGATCGCAACGTATATTGTTGACTGATAATCGTAAAAGTATGCCTGAGCATTTAGAAGCACATTGGGATAATGGTAGTTTTATTTGGGGCTTGTTTTGGCTTAAACCTCAAGCAACAATTAGAGAGTTAGCCGAAGATGTAGTGTTAATTTGGGAAACTACAGAAGCAGAGGAATGGAAAAACCAACTGATTTGGATTCCATTGTAA
- a CDS encoding DUF433 domain-containing protein → MFSTIKLEDYFDFQSADDIRIKGHRIGIEDVLNYYLEGFTPEEIQANLPTLSLEEIHATITYYLHKRSQVNKYLTRLREYQAKRYQKFKDNPPAIIQKLQAEKIRRTATNLEKE, encoded by the coding sequence ATGTTCTCGACAATTAAACTAGAAGATTATTTTGATTTTCAGTCTGCTGATGATATTCGCATCAAAGGACATCGAATTGGTATTGAAGATGTACTTAATTATTATTTAGAAGGATTTACTCCAGAAGAAATTCAAGCTAATTTACCTACATTAAGTTTGGAAGAAATACACGCAACTATTACTTATTATTTACACAAAAGATCACAGGTTAATAAGTATTTAACTCGGTTAAGAGAATACCAAGCAAAACGCTATCAAAAATTTAAAGATAACCCTCCAGCCATCATACAAAAATTGCAAGCTGAAAAAATTAGACGTACTGCCACAAACTTAGAGAAAGAATGA
- a CDS encoding type II toxin-antitoxin system PrlF family antitoxin — MTKILQAESTLTDRYQTTIPDIVRKTLGLSKKDKIAYVINSDGTVTISRSEVFEEDPVLSKFLDFLAQDMEKNSQQIQPITTQTLERVQSLVADLDIDLDAPLSDEDE, encoded by the coding sequence ATGACTAAAATATTACAAGCAGAATCTACTCTAACTGATCGATATCAAACCACCATTCCAGATATAGTTAGAAAAACTTTAGGTTTAAGCAAGAAAGATAAAATTGCTTACGTTATTAACTCCGATGGAACAGTAACTATTTCCCGCAGCGAAGTATTCGAGGAAGATCCAGTATTAAGCAAATTTCTTGATTTTCTCGCTCAAGACATGGAAAAAAATTCACAACAAATACAACCTATTACGACACAAACTTTAGAGAGAGTTCAATCTTTAGTAGCCGATCTCGATATCGATCTAGATGCACCTTTATCTGATGAGGATGAGTAA
- a CDS encoding type II toxin-antitoxin system YhaV family toxin, giving the protein MSAGQALIINGWCIYAHPLFISQVEELTEQVERLRQKYPQDYHQKNATKRLAAINKLAFEIIPQDPTRPEYRQGNTLGSEYKHWFRAKFFQQYRLFFRYHQQQKIIVYAWVNDEKSKRAYESKTDAYQVFKKILESGNPPNDWKILLEQSRDLTE; this is encoded by the coding sequence TTGTCAGCAGGTCAAGCCTTAATTATTAACGGATGGTGTATTTATGCTCATCCATTATTTATCAGTCAGGTAGAAGAATTAACTGAGCAAGTAGAACGTTTACGCCAGAAATACCCGCAAGACTATCACCAGAAAAATGCAACTAAACGATTGGCAGCAATAAATAAACTGGCTTTTGAAATCATCCCTCAAGATCCAACTCGTCCAGAATATCGTCAGGGAAATACTCTTGGCAGTGAATATAAACATTGGTTTCGAGCCAAGTTTTTTCAGCAATATCGTTTGTTCTTTCGATATCATCAGCAACAAAAAATTATTGTCTATGCTTGGGTTAATGATGAAAAGTCTAAGCGTGCGTATGAAAGTAAGACTGATGCTTATCAAGTATTTAAAAAGATCCTAGAAAGTGGGAATCCTCCTAATGATTGGAAAATTTTATTAGAACAATCAAGAGATTTAACTGAGTAG